From the Methanophagales archaeon genome, the window GGAGAATACCGCGGGTACAAAGAACAGCATGGGTAGTACGTTCGAGGACATTCAGCATATAATTGAGCGAATTGAGCATCGTGACCGTATTGGCATCTGTTTCGATACCTGCCACGCTTTCGCTGCTGGCTACGAACTGAGGACAGAAAAGAGTTTGAAAACAGTAATTCAGCATTTCAATGCCGTTATCGGGCTTGAACATCTCAGGCTCATCCATCTGAATGATTCAAAAGGTGGTCTTAACTCACGATTGGACAGGCATGAGCACATCGGGCTCGGATATATCGGTGAAGATGGCTTCCGCGTGATTCTATCAGAGGAGCATATAAAGAAGCTGCCAATGATTCTCGAAACGCCTGTTGATGCGAGGAGAGGTGACATCGAGAACATAGCAAAAGTAAGGGAACTTGCAAGTGTGAGCAATGAGCAATAAAGAATAAACACAAATATAATAAATGCGATGATTGTCCTCTCGGGTGGTACAGGCACGCCAAAGCTGCTGGTGGGTTTGAAACAGGTATTTGGAGAAGCGCAATTGAAGGTGATAGTGAATACAGCAGAGGATATAACAGTGTCTGGCAATTTAGTATGCCCGGATGTAGATTCTGTGATTTATACCCTGGCGGGGATAATTGATAAGGATAGATGGTGGGGAATTGCGAATGACAGCTTTTATACCCATACAACTCTGGAGGGACTGGGTCATGAGGAGCAGATGATGATCGGTGATAGAGATAGAGCAACACATATACTCAGGACTGAACTGTTGAATCGCGGTATGAGCCTCACGGAAGCTACGGCGGAACTCGCCACTAAATTCGGTATCACTGCTGAGATACTGCCGATGACTGAAGATGCGGTAAGCACCATGATAATCACGCGAGCGGGTAAGCTCCATTTCCAAGAGTTCTGGATCGCACGTAAAGGCGAACCTGAGGTGCTGGATGTTCAATTTGATGGTATAGAGAAAGCAAAACCTACAAAAGCAGTTATAAATGCACTGATGCAGGAGTC encodes:
- a CDS encoding 2-phospho-L-lactate transferase encodes the protein MIVLSGGTGTPKLLVGLKQVFGEAQLKVIVNTAEDITVSGNLVCPDVDSVIYTLAGIIDKDRWWGIANDSFYTHTTLEGLGHEEQMMIGDRDRATHILRTELLNRGMSLTEATAELATKFGITAEILPMTEDAVSTMIITRAGKLHFQEFWIARKGEPEVLDVQFDGIEKAKPTKAVINALMQESVVLIGPSNPITSIGPILSLAGMKDLLKRKRVVAISPIVGDKPVSGPAGKFMHAKGFEVSASGVYNCYKDFLDVLVIDKSDRCQIGTEAEGVEVLKTDIMIRNDEDSKQLGLFLLDYLRTHG